GTCTTGGTCAACAAACTGTCTTAcaatacatttattttttgGTAAAAGTTACCAGGAATACACAATTACTTTTGAAAGGCATTAGATACCGGTGCATTTCTTCCTACACCCGTTTTATCTTataaacaaagaataatttagaaacaattaaatcaaaaataaCTTCAAGACTCGTAAGAAAATAGAACCTCGAAAGATATGAACTCAAGACAAAGGCACATACTCATACAGCCATTCAAATTTACAACTTGGAAAGGACAACTTTTATAAAAAGAACAGCTTTGGTTGTGTAAATATTTGCGCGTACTACTCTACCTTATGGTTTGAGAAtggcagaaaaaaaaatcggggGGTGTAGccacatttcaaaatttcagaatttcaaAAGTTTAGTACACCCCGAAATATTCGCAGCCATTCTATTTCGCAATTTGGTGAAAAGCGGTGGATTGTCTCACATGTAAAATGTACCCCGACATTGCTTATCGGGAATCAAGACACATTTCTTATAACGTGACCTCTGATTCTGACAGTTACCCCCTTCCTGAAGGCGAGACATAATATGTACTTCTTGTACTAatattttacaatttacaaacacTACAATGTACATCTTGTCTTTACTTGTCCCAGTGCAGATTTTAATCAGTGACCAACAGTTTTTAAAAAGACATGAACTTAGACAACATCCATCTGCACGAAAGATCACTGGTCACTTTATTTAGTCCAGCGACTTGAAAACATAAACAGGAGATGCTCGCCAACTCCAGGCTTGGGCAAAATTTAATGCAGGAAAATGCTTACTGTACCCAATAATCAAGATTTGTTATTATCCATGTCACTGAGATATCAGCCCAGCCCAAGTCACCCAATTCTTCCAgttcattgaagtgaattttgagTAACTCTGGCTTTGCACAGTTGAGGTGTAGACGTGTTACTGGATTTCAAACTGAATTATTTGACACCAAGGACTGTCTCTACACACAATCATATGGCAAACAAGTATAAACAACTATTTCTATACAATGATAATTGATCTATCCTGACAAAACACCTAGTCAAATAAGATCTTGGTTCAAGGTTTCAGATAGTTTTAGTACCGAGTAGCCCACTCCCGTCATGCTTTGGGGAAGGGCACCAACAGTTTCCCACGTACCGGTGATGAGATCGTAACGAGATACCATTTTCTGTCCTGTTTTTGTCTGTACATTGTAGCCACCCAGCACGTATATAGAATCATGATACACCACACATGAGGCTTCTTTATGTGATAAAGACAGCGGTGCAATCAGCGTCCATTGCGCCGTTTCCGGATCATAACACTCGGACACCATGACAGGGAGCGCCTGATGATTCGCGTTCAAGCTACAACCGCCGAAAACGTAGAATTTCTCCCTCGTAACACACATGACGTGCCAGCCTCTCTGGGTATGCATCGGTTCCATGTCCTCCCAGTGATTGTGAGCTGGATCGTAGCGCTGCATATCCGCCGTAAAGTTATTGTTACTGTAACCACCGGTGATGTACAGAAAGTTCCCAAAGACGACTCCGGCATGGGCATGGCACACTGCTGGCAGCGATGTGATCGTTTCCCACGAGTTTTCCGCAGGATCGTAAACTTCGGCCGTAGCCAAACTGCCATCTTTCTGCTTACCACCGATTGAGTATATCTTATTGTCTAGCACCCCAGCGAAGAAATATGCACGTTTGTACAACATTGGGGTGACCTGGAGCCAAGTTTCAAAACGCGTATCAAACCTCAGCACAGAGTTGACAGCGGATTCGCCGTGGGCGCATTGTGTTGAGCAACCTCCCAGGACGTAGAGGTAATTATTAAACACAACCACTTGTGTGTGACTCAAAGCACTCGGTAAGTTCACAAACCATTTCCTATTCATTAGGCTATCTGCGGTGACATTCGCGTCAAATACGTGGATTTCATTGGACAAGCCAGGGTGGGGATGGATCTCCCGTCCGCCAACACTCACCACCCTCTCAACGTAGGCTCGCATTGCCATATCCGGCCCCGCTTTCAGGGGCTGGGAATGCGGCACCACGTGATAATTCAAGGCATCCAGGACCATCTGGCGTAACTCCGATGTGTTCATCATGGTATCAACTTTTTGCACATAATGAACTAAATCTGTTGGTTCTATCAACAGAAATCGGATCTCTTTCATGAGAGGTATTGCATTTTGCTCTCTTGTTTTCTCCTGTTTGATCCATTCCCAGACAACCTCAAATAAATCAATCTCCTGTATTTTCATCGAATTGCACATGACGCAGCTGTGCATTTGCTCAAATGTTAGGTAATGTAAATTGCCATCGCGGGCGATCTGAAGAAGATTTTTGGCAATGAACTGGTCTATTTGAAGTAATGCATTGTTCATGTTATACAACTTAGCTGTATTGATAAAATCGTAAAAGTTTGTCGTAGTCATACCACTCAAGAAGTTGCGTTCACAAAATTCAATCACAGCGGTGGCCTGCAGATGGGTGGCTGCAGCGATGACGTCAAAAATGTCGTCTGCCTCTAGCTTTGTTGTTGATGTATAGATGACCTCAAGGACTTTCTCCAAACCTTTGGCCGTGACTCCTTTCAGTTCGATCTCTCGTTGGTTGCTTTCTTTCATTCCACTTGTAAACATGGAGCGAAAATAGTCGGAGCATGACACCAAAATGACTTTATGGACATCAAATTTCTGACCtgaaaatatcacaaagttATGATATACAgaggaaccccggtaacacgaccacccaagggactaagccgaagtggtcgtgttaccggggtggtcgcgttagtgaatttaagaatgataagtaggttttcccgccaaaacatcgtcctggcagatatgctgtgtgtacattgacatgcattaatgactacgccaccgggtgattcgataattttgtgtgtatattacgaataaaaaatcattttcttgagtgttttgcgtttaatttacaacttatgtaaatgagtaaataaactgacgagagctaattagaccaaacattacattaaaacttgagcatgctaattagagcaagcatgttattcacaccatcggcagctgcccttcttgatgtcaagctaatattcccgctaacattgagagaggtgatgtgagaagatgttgagaattcttcctgatgtcttcctgctttaacttcagccaatttgaactggttctgattaaatcatctttttaaaaacgtattttatcaatattacgacgtagtaagcattctttactttgagtattggtactcttactaatcaacatgatttatttgtcctaaaaactacgtgcgcatgcctcttgacatcatttaatactaaatgatgaaaacaaaccgtgagtcgaaaagaaagtttattcttcattttatttgcgcttacatttgatcaaactcactcacacatcatttattttcatatggattcccatggtcattgtgttcgaggtgctaactatcaacacggatttgcgagaaggtgccaattgatacgatgcggtcatggttgattacggcaattaggcctcatggtcgcgttagcggggttaatttgcagtttgggaccgaccaagctggtggtcgcggtttgggtaccggggtggtcgtgttagcgagggccagttaatgggaattagagagaaaaccattcgggaccggagaattttggtcgtgttcgcggggtggtcgcgttactgaggtggtcgccgaccggggttccactgtagtcaACAACTAACAACGTCATACAACAATTTTTTACCAATGTATAGAACTCGCCTTGTTTTTTTAAACCAACGTATAGACCTCGCCATGTTGGGTTCAAAAGCCAACTAATTCACTTGGGCTCGCCCTGTAGAGGACATATCAGCAACCAGACCAGGCTTCGAACCACGCCAGAGGAGTGGCATCTCccctagcggacacctctatgatgacaaggacaacctctctgttcaGGACACTGGTTtgggtcccaaatttgttgtttcccttcgatttgacctctctaatcaggacacctctctattgaggacagtacttgtcagtcctgagagtgtcctcaacagagaggttccactgtacttgtaaCTATCTGTAAACTAAATTTATTCACTTACCTTCAGCGATGAGTGAGACGTCACAGAGGATCTTTTCACTGCGCAGCATGTTGAGTCCCGATAACATTTTGACGCCATGGTCCCTGCTCCCCTCCAGCGATGACTGAGTCTGCTTGTTGTCATCAGCCATGTTGGAATCGCGCCTAGGCCTCTTCGCAGCAATTCCGTCGTCACTCATGAATTTCCGTAACAATGGTAAGCTGCCACCAGCCAGTCAAGACATTAGACCTCCTCATGCACCTGGAAAAaaagatgtaggcctatgtagtcCTTGCATTGCAAACAAAATATTGGTTGATTTCGACATAGGCCTAGAACACTACACAGTACACACACACAGTCACAGGCCTGAAGCCTAAAGTAGGTAGGATATCAGGCTAAACTCCCATAAAACAATGGAATAAGCCAGGAAAGGAGATATCACATGCATTGTATGTTGGTGTAtactgcatgtaggcctactgtagtcTGTGATGTGCTGGCGGCCGGCTGTcatggctgtgactatcatacAGTGAACACACATACAGACTACAGTACACGACACAGTGTACTAGTGTATGTTCACGAAACTGGGAGGCCAAATACAGGTTTAATTATGAAATATCCCCAAAACACCTTGGCCTTACATTGAGCGCTATGTGAATGCTTTGCTTCCTGAAACtctacatttatttatttcttcTCTTTGAGCCTAATTAGTGGCAGAAATTTCATAAATATACAATGAATTTCAGAGCAAATCTCGGTAGACAAGGAAGCGACATTTTGGGGAAGTGATGTCATTTGTACATCTGAGCATGCGTATTTGAAACGGAAACCCGCGGAAAAACAAACTGcagtttttgcatttttctccaaaaaagACATTATATTCGGCAACTGAAGCTTATGATTTCCATATATTGCAGTGTTTTGTATACTTTTTTCCCCTAAGATCACGTAAGGCTATTTGTATTGAATAATAATTGTTGCAAATTCAAAGAAAACGCGCTTGaatgttgatgttttctttctaTAATTTCAGAGCAGACGGAGCAGAGGAGGAaacgtgatgacgtcatacatgtcatatcaTGCATGGGGTTGAGTCATTTCATTCCGACCACAACCACATACTGACGAAATCAGGGTTGACCCTAAGAAGACACTCCCCCTCCTGGTCTCAGCTCAGTCGCTGACATAACTTAAACAATAGATTTAGAGGCCCTcgcaccaggcggaggaagtcattgcgggcccaaacaaacctaaatataggcacaacgaacaaaagatcatgtggtgtgTGACCATGCGggcttttgtttgctgcttgttcgttgtggccttcagtggcttcctccgcctggtgtgaggGCCAATGTCAATCGCATGCTCAATCAGCCTCGGCGTCGCATGCATCGCTGTGCAACAATATCCAGTCTCGCAGTTGTTATAATTATCTTGCAGACCTGTGAAAAAACAACTGCAAACTCTTTCAAAGTGCGCAATAGTATACAAACTTTCTGATACGGAGTGCCATTtctactacagtagaacctctctattaaggacaccctcgggactgacaaatgctgtcctaaatagagaggtgtcctgattagactTGCAGTGAATTAGACGGgtcaattgaatgaaaaccaccactttgggaccaaaaccagtgtccttgatactagagaagttgtccttaatagagaggtgtccgctaagggaggttctattgtGCTATCCATCCTGTTAGCCTATCCATACAAATGATATATGATAAGGACATACTATTACCCAGAGGTATGGTACAGCAACCAAGGTTGACAGTTGACTGGGATTCTGACTTGAATGGTGATGCACGTCTGAACCTTGGCCAATAAGGGGAGAGGTCTCTGGGAAGTGCAGGGCTAGATTCCTTAGCATGCATAAACCCCTCATTTCTTCAGGCTGTCTACGGTATTGCAGTGTGCATATATGTATGGAATTTTAAAATGTAGTTAATAAGCCCTTAGGATATACTTCCAAAACCTAAAAAAAGCTCCTTGTCACTGCGTCTAGAGCAGTAAGTGTTTTCCTAGCAATGCTAGTGCCACTCCCCTAAGTTTGGCTTAGTTTCCCGCCCTGCTGTATTGCACCTGGTGTTGTGGAAGACACTAACAGagttttgtgtattttcattttcatttcatggtgTGGTGAACtccagttgcctgtgaaaaggttGATAACAAAATTGCCGTAGGTCCATGTATTTTCACAATCGTCATTGAACAAACTTCAGTGTCTTCGGGACGTGCATGAGTTAGTgaagcttgaaaacattttcccTTGAAGCTGCGTACTGAATGTCTTTCTACAGCATGTCAATGATATTGAGAGTATTGAATTatattttgttttcttatatttcacTCAGGACACTTTCATCTGCCGTCATGAGGTTGACCTGTGACTTTGATGTGAGCGATCGTCTGCTGCCTTCGTTCAACATGAAGAACAAGAATCGTGCTGTCCGAGCTCAGCTGTCCGTTGGGTGTAAACCTGGTACGCCACAGCCCTGTCAGGAGGAGAAGGCCATATATCTGTTGGTCTGCACAGCAAAGAACCGTGCTGGCAACAAGTATCAAGTGAGTCCAAAATGTAATCTCTGTAACAGGGTCCATACATGTTATATATAAAGGTATTCTATGCATTGTAATAGGATTAGATAGGATTAGCACAGGTCATTATAATCTTGCAATGTTGTTGAAATTTGGAGTTGCTAATTCTATGCATGGATTACCAGTATTTTGGGAATCTGTGTAGTCCCATTGATTTCTCACAGTCGTAGGATCATGAAAGTCAATGGAAAAATGTCGATATTATTTGTGTAGTTCCTTATATTCACCAAGTCTAAATCTTGGCAAACGTTCTCCTGATGTTAGTACAAAGTTGTGTAATCATCTTCTGTTGCTCGAAACTTGTTGTAAAATCCAGAGTACAGACTCCTTGTTTAAACCGGCTGATGGAGTCAATATCACCAGATCTCATTAAAAGAAGATCTTTTACACTCCAGCTCCGGAACAACATTGAAAACTTCTTCACCAGATTCATCAATGAAGGAAAAGCAACCATCAGATTGAAAAAACCCGAGCACGATTTAATCCTCAGCAAGGtatgaagaaaatgtcaacttCAGGGCATGCTTGCAaaattatttgataatttttagcATGATTTTCAATCTAAGCTGTTTTATCATCAACTTGATGGAGTTTTACATGTAATAAGGAAATCTATGTTCAATAAAAGGAAtcttatatacagtagaacctctctatcaaggacacctttTGCATGGTTGCACTTAAATTTATTGGTATAATCTCCATTTCAGGCTGATCCCCTAATCCTCAAGAGTTTCCTCTCTATAGTTCGTATGGCTTCTCTTGGTAAACCTCTAGATCGAGGTGCCCTGTCCACTCTGGCTCCCGCCTCGGCCAAGCAAGTCGAAAAaccgaaatccaagatggcggtcTTAAAGAGAAAGGATTACCCTGTCAAAGACGGCTTTCCAAAAACTCTTGAACAACTCGCAGTAAACAGTTGCAATCTTCGTCGATTTGACAACAGAATGTTACAGTTGAAAAGCTTGAGGATTCTTGACTTGAGTTGTAATGTTATCGAGTCTTTGCCCTCAGATTTGGGGAAGCTAGCCACTCTGAATGAATTAAGACTTTGTGATAACAAAATAAGTGATTTTCCAGTAAGCCTGATGCAAGGCAGCCTTCAGACATCCCTGCATGTTTTGGATTTGCGTCAAAACAAGATCAAAGGACTCAATCCCATGTTTTCTAATCTCTGCAACTTAGTCAATTTAAAACTCGATCAAAATGAACTCGTGTGCCTCCCTCCTACTATTGGGAAATTACGATCCCTGAAATATTTGACTGCCAGTAAAAACAAACTGAAACTTCTGCCAGCAGACTTTGCAAAACTGAGTTTGGAAAATGTGGACCTGTTTGGCAATGACTTTGTGAAGGATGAATCGACAGATGTGACCGACAGGCTGGGATTCCCGACTATGGTTGAGTGTGCAGCAAGAGCCATCAAGAAACTGAGGTGAGTTGGCTAGGTTGATTGATAGTCCTGAACAGTTtacttttttttcaggaatttgACTTGTGCTCATGACTCTTTATCAGCTATCTTGtttcaaattaaattttctCCCTCATTTCAGAATACCTTACACGATGGAAGACGTCCCAGCTGATTTATATCGCTATCTCGACTCGGGT
Above is a window of Lineus longissimus chromosome 3, tnLinLong1.2, whole genome shotgun sequence DNA encoding:
- the LOC135484083 gene encoding kelch-like protein 9, giving the protein MSDDGIAAKRPRRDSNMADDNKQTQSSLEGSRDHGVKMLSGLNMLRSEKILCDVSLIAEGQKFDVHKVILVSCSDYFRSMFTSGMKESNQREIELKGVTAKGLEKVLEVIYTSTTKLEADDIFDVIAAATHLQATAVIEFCERNFLSGMTTTNFYDFINTAKLYNMNNALLQIDQFIAKNLLQIARDGNLHYLTFEQMHSCVMCNSMKIQEIDLFEVVWEWIKQEKTREQNAIPLMKEIRFLLIEPTDLVHYVQKVDTMMNTSELRQMVLDALNYHVVPHSQPLKAGPDMAMRAYVERVVSVGGREIHPHPGLSNEIHVFDANVTADSLMNRKWFVNLPSALSHTQVVVFNNYLYVLGGCSTQCAHGESAVNSVLRFDTRFETWLQVTPMLYKRAYFFAGVLDNKIYSIGGKQKDGSLATAEVYDPAENSWETITSLPAVCHAHAGVVFGNFLYITGGYSNNNFTADMQRYDPAHNHWEDMEPMHTQRGWHVMCVTREKFYVFGGCSLNANHQALPVMVSECYDPETAQWTLIAPLSLSHKEASCVVYHDSIYVLGGYNVQTKTGQKMVSRYDLITGTWETVGALPQSMTGVGYSVLKLSETLNQDLI
- the LOC135484084 gene encoding leucine-rich repeat protein 1-like, with the protein product MRLTCDFDVSDRLLPSFNMKNKNRAVRAQLSVGCKPGTPQPCQEEKAIYLLVCTAKNRAGNKYQLRNNIENFFTRFINEGKATIRLKKPEHDLILSKADPLILKSFLSIVRMASLGKPLDRGALSTLAPASAKQVEKPKSKMAVLKRKDYPVKDGFPKTLEQLAVNSCNLRRFDNRMLQLKSLRILDLSCNVIESLPSDLGKLATLNELRLCDNKISDFPVSLMQGSLQTSLHVLDLRQNKIKGLNPMFSNLCNLVNLKLDQNELVCLPPTIGKLRSLKYLTASKNKLKLLPADFAKLSLENVDLFGNDFVKDESTDVTDRLGFPTMVECAARAIKKLRIPYTMEDVPADLYRYLDSGKVCVCGQWCFRSFARFLNQIDLRLLSHTVVGLDNTGTTYAPLEGFLCSQVCLNKYSANPSAFWKLASR